The sequence GCGCCTGCTACGCGTGGCGCCACCGGTGACCAACCTGGGCAGTGCCGAATTGCAAGCCTTGGTGGCCGACATGTTCGAGACCATGGACGACGCGCGCGGTGTGGGTCTGGCCGCTCCGCAGATCGCAGTGGACCTGCAATTGATGGTGTTCGGCTTCGAAGTCAGCGAGCGTTATCCGGATGCGCCCACGGTGCCACGCACCGCCTTGGCGAACGCGCAGATCGAGCCATTGTCGGACGAGATGGAAAACGGCTGGGAAGGCTGTCTG comes from Xanthomonas vesicatoria ATCC 35937 and encodes:
- the def gene encoding peptide deformylase, with amino-acid sequence MIREIIRMGDKRLLRVAPPVTNLGSAELQALVADMFETMDDARGVGLAAPQIAVDLQLMVFGFEVSERYPDAPTVPRTALANAQIEPLSDEMENGWEGCLSIPGLRAVIPRYRHIRYRGFAPDGSPIEREAEGFHARVVQHEYDHLVGRLYPSRIENFDTFGFEDVLSYDL